Proteins encoded together in one Vitis vinifera cultivar Pinot Noir 40024 chromosome 4, ASM3070453v1 window:
- the LOC100257544 gene encoding HMG1/2-like protein isoform X1, with translation MKGGKSKAAEVKRADSNARLSVKKKGAAAVGKKTAKKEKAVKDPNKPKRPASAFFVFMEEFRKQYKEKHPANKSVSVVGKAGGDKWKSLSEAEKAPYVAKAEKRKTEYNKSMQAYNKRMAEGPTAAEEEESDKSRSEVNDDEEDEDESGEEEDDEE, from the exons ATGAAGGGAGGTAAATCGAAGGCCGCTGAGGTGAAGAGAGCTGATAGCAA CGCTAGGCTTTCTGTGAAGAAGAAAGGTGCCGCTGCCGTCGGAAAAAAGACGGCTAAGAAGGAGAAGGCTGTAAAGGATCCAAACAAGCCGAAGAGGCCTGCTAGTGCCTTCTTCGTTTTCAT GGAGGAGTTTAGGAAGCAGTACAAAGAAAAGCATCCAGCCAACAAATCTGTGTCTGTT GTCGGTAAAGCTGGTGGTGATAAATGGAAATCGTTGTCAGAAGCT GAGAAAGCGCCCTATGTAGCAAAGgcagagaaaaggaaaactgaATACAACAAGAGCATGCAGGCCTACAACAAGAGAATG GCTGAGGGACCGACTGCTGCTGAGGAGGAAGAGTCTGACAAATCTAGGTCTGAGGTGAACGACGACGAGGAAGACGAGGATGAGAGTGGAGAG gaagaagatgatgaagagtAG
- the LOC100257544 gene encoding HMG1/2-like protein isoform X2 — translation MKGGKSKAAEVKRADSKLSVKKKGAAAVGKKTAKKEKAVKDPNKPKRPASAFFVFMEEFRKQYKEKHPANKSVSVVGKAGGDKWKSLSEAEKAPYVAKAEKRKTEYNKSMQAYNKRMAEGPTAAEEEESDKSRSEVNDDEEDEDESGEEEDDEE, via the exons ATGAAGGGAGGTAAATCGAAGGCCGCTGAGGTGAAGAGAGCTGATAGCAA GCTTTCTGTGAAGAAGAAAGGTGCCGCTGCCGTCGGAAAAAAGACGGCTAAGAAGGAGAAGGCTGTAAAGGATCCAAACAAGCCGAAGAGGCCTGCTAGTGCCTTCTTCGTTTTCAT GGAGGAGTTTAGGAAGCAGTACAAAGAAAAGCATCCAGCCAACAAATCTGTGTCTGTT GTCGGTAAAGCTGGTGGTGATAAATGGAAATCGTTGTCAGAAGCT GAGAAAGCGCCCTATGTAGCAAAGgcagagaaaaggaaaactgaATACAACAAGAGCATGCAGGCCTACAACAAGAGAATG GCTGAGGGACCGACTGCTGCTGAGGAGGAAGAGTCTGACAAATCTAGGTCTGAGGTGAACGACGACGAGGAAGACGAGGATGAGAGTGGAGAG gaagaagatgatgaagagtAG
- the LOC100255709 gene encoding uncharacterized protein LOC100255709, with protein sequence MAGPGKCFLVTGPPGVGKTTLIMRVLETLKISNPNLKVQGFYTSEVREASERVGFQVVTLDGRKGPLASSISSPESLRWPSVGKYRVDIASFEALALPELQVKEDTDLFIIDEVGKMELFSSSFFPAVLRVLESNIPVLASIPIPKFSRDIPGVARLRNHPGATIFTLNTGNRDFVKEQIYSQLRDLLQKH encoded by the exons ATGGCAGGTCCCGGTAAATGCTTCCTCGTTACTGGCCCTCCT GGCGTGGGTAAGACCACTCTGATCATGAGGGTGCTGGAGACTCTCAAAATCTCAAACCCTAATTTGAAGGTTCAGGGTTTCTACACTA GCGAGGTGAGAGAAGCCAGTGAAAGAGTTGGGTTCCAAGTGGTTACATTAGATGGTCGCAAGGGACCTCTCGCCTCTTCTATTTCCAG CCCAGAGTCTCTAAGATGGCCTAGTGTTGGGAAGTACAGAGTGGATATAGCATCCTTTGAGGCATTAGCGTTGCCCGAGTTGCAG GTGAAAGAAGACACTGATCTTTTCATCATCGACGAGGTTGGTAAAATGGAGCTGTTCAGTTCATCATTCTTTCCTGCTGTTCTAAGAGTTCTGGAATCAAATATTCCAGTTTTGGCCTCCATCCCAATTCCAAAATTCAGCCGAGATATACCTGGAG TTGCACGGTTGAGGAATCATCCAGGAGCAACAATTTTCACTTTGAACACCGGCAACAGGGATTTTGTTAAAGAACAGATTTACTCCCAACTCAGAGACTTACTACAGAAGCATTAG
- the LOC100257544 gene encoding HMG1/2-like protein isoform X3 produces MKGGKSKAAEVKRADSNARLSVKKKGAAAVGKKTAKKEKAVKDPNKPKRPASAFFVFMEEFRKQYKEKHPANKSVSVVGKAGGDKWKSLSEAEKAPYVAKAEKRKTEYNKSMQAYNKRMEEDDEE; encoded by the exons ATGAAGGGAGGTAAATCGAAGGCCGCTGAGGTGAAGAGAGCTGATAGCAA CGCTAGGCTTTCTGTGAAGAAGAAAGGTGCCGCTGCCGTCGGAAAAAAGACGGCTAAGAAGGAGAAGGCTGTAAAGGATCCAAACAAGCCGAAGAGGCCTGCTAGTGCCTTCTTCGTTTTCAT GGAGGAGTTTAGGAAGCAGTACAAAGAAAAGCATCCAGCCAACAAATCTGTGTCTGTT GTCGGTAAAGCTGGTGGTGATAAATGGAAATCGTTGTCAGAAGCT GAGAAAGCGCCCTATGTAGCAAAGgcagagaaaaggaaaactgaATACAACAAGAGCATGCAGGCCTACAACAAGAGAATG gaagaagatgatgaagagtAG